The following are encoded together in the Nocardioides sp. Arc9.136 genome:
- the def gene encoding peptide deformylase, producing the protein MAIQPIRLFGDPVLRKPAVEVVDFDKELRQLVADLTDTMLEAPGAGLAAPQIGVGLRVFTWYVDGEVGHLVNPTLELSEEVQDGLEGCLSLPELTYECRRAMSVVAQGFDMHGEPLTIHGSELLARAIQHETDHLDGVLFIDRLDQAARKAAMKEIRESEWFGLEKPQVKISPHPTNGFGF; encoded by the coding sequence GTGGCCATCCAGCCGATCCGACTCTTCGGGGACCCGGTGCTGCGCAAGCCGGCCGTGGAGGTCGTGGACTTCGACAAGGAGCTGCGCCAGCTCGTCGCGGACCTCACCGACACGATGCTCGAGGCGCCCGGCGCTGGTCTCGCCGCACCGCAGATCGGGGTCGGGCTCCGCGTGTTCACCTGGTACGTCGACGGGGAGGTCGGCCACCTGGTCAACCCGACGCTCGAGCTCTCCGAGGAGGTCCAGGACGGCCTGGAGGGATGCCTGTCGCTGCCGGAGCTGACCTACGAGTGCCGTCGGGCGATGTCGGTCGTCGCCCAGGGGTTCGACATGCACGGCGAGCCGCTGACGATCCACGGGTCCGAGCTGCTGGCGCGGGCGATCCAGCACGAGACCGACCACCTCGACGGCGTGCTCTTCATCGACCGGCTCGACCAGGCCGCCCGGAAGGCGGCGATGAAGGAGATCCGCGAGTCCGAGTGGTTCGGCCTCGAGAAGCCCCAGGTCAAGATCAGTCCCCACCCCACGAACGGTTTCGGTTTCTAG
- a CDS encoding primosomal protein N', whose amino-acid sequence MTGPEEQPELLPGLVRASLQESQAKARATRARKAAEAEVAEADPVARVLVDVALAHLDRTFDYAVPASMAEAAQPGVRVKVRFAGQDVDGYLLGRFASSDHTGRLAPLRRVVSPEPVLSPAVAELCGSLAERYAGTRSDLLRLAVPPRHATTEKEPSSPEPAVPPAGAAETAAWSVYEPAAAYLAHLAEGGAPRAVWSAAPGEEWPRRLAEAAAATRRSGRGALICVPDGKDVDRVDRALTEVLGPDHHVTLTADAGPARRYREFLAVSRGTRRIVVGTRAAAFAPVHDLGLVAVWDDGDDLYAEPRAPYPHTRETLLLRAELEGAAALVGGFARSVEAEYLLRTGWARELAAPRAVVRERVRTAVAGASDLDLERDPLARASRVPRQALEAIRWGIERGPVLVQNPRLGYVAALACERCRTPARCGACRGPLALTGPTTPPACRWCGTEAPGWACGECGYRGLRAPVVGDARTAEELGRALPSTRVLTSSRDRVLATVDARPAVVVATPGAEPVAEGGYAAVVLLDAWLLLGRTDLRTEEEALRRWSDAVGLVRPGGRAVVVGDPAHPAVQALVRWDPSGFAARETAERQEAHLPPASRLATITGEPGAVDDALTLLDLPEAGEVLGPMPTGEQEVRAVVRVPRSHAAALGRALGELQRVRSARKLDPVRVQVDPPSL is encoded by the coding sequence GTGACCGGACCGGAGGAGCAGCCCGAGCTGCTCCCCGGCCTGGTGCGGGCGAGCCTGCAGGAGTCGCAGGCCAAGGCGCGGGCGACCCGGGCGCGCAAGGCGGCCGAGGCGGAGGTCGCCGAGGCCGACCCGGTGGCGCGGGTGCTGGTCGACGTGGCGCTGGCCCACCTGGACCGCACCTTCGACTACGCGGTGCCCGCGTCGATGGCGGAGGCGGCGCAGCCGGGCGTCCGGGTCAAGGTCCGGTTCGCCGGGCAGGACGTGGACGGCTACCTCCTCGGGCGTTTCGCCTCCTCCGACCACACCGGCCGGCTGGCGCCGCTGCGCCGGGTGGTCAGCCCGGAGCCGGTGCTCAGCCCCGCGGTGGCCGAGCTCTGCGGATCGCTCGCCGAGCGGTACGCCGGCACCCGCTCGGACCTGCTGCGCCTGGCCGTGCCGCCGCGGCACGCCACGACCGAGAAGGAGCCGTCCTCGCCGGAGCCGGCCGTCCCCCCGGCCGGTGCCGCCGAGACCGCGGCGTGGTCGGTCTACGAGCCGGCCGCGGCGTACCTCGCGCACCTCGCCGAGGGCGGCGCGCCGCGTGCGGTGTGGTCCGCCGCGCCGGGGGAGGAGTGGCCGCGTCGCTTGGCCGAGGCGGCGGCCGCCACCCGGCGCTCCGGCCGGGGGGCGCTGATCTGCGTGCCGGACGGCAAGGACGTGGACCGCGTCGACCGGGCGCTGACCGAGGTCCTCGGTCCCGATCACCACGTCACGCTCACCGCCGACGCCGGGCCGGCCCGTCGGTACCGGGAGTTCCTCGCGGTCAGCCGGGGCACCCGCCGGATCGTCGTGGGCACCCGCGCGGCGGCGTTCGCCCCGGTGCACGACCTCGGGCTGGTGGCCGTCTGGGACGACGGCGACGACCTCTACGCCGAGCCTCGCGCGCCGTACCCCCACACCCGGGAGACCCTGCTGCTGCGTGCAGAGCTCGAGGGCGCCGCGGCGCTGGTCGGGGGCTTCGCCCGCAGCGTCGAGGCGGAGTACCTCCTGCGCACCGGCTGGGCCCGTGAGCTGGCCGCGCCCCGCGCGGTCGTGCGCGAGCGGGTGCGCACCGCGGTGGCCGGCGCGAGCGACCTCGACCTCGAGCGCGACCCGCTCGCGCGCGCGTCCCGGGTGCCCCGCCAGGCGCTGGAGGCGATCCGGTGGGGGATCGAGCGGGGCCCGGTGCTCGTGCAGAACCCGCGGCTCGGGTACGTCGCGGCGCTGGCCTGCGAGCGGTGCCGCACCCCCGCGCGCTGCGGCGCCTGCCGGGGCCCGCTCGCGCTCACCGGGCCGACGACGCCGCCGGCGTGCCGGTGGTGCGGCACCGAGGCCCCCGGGTGGGCCTGCGGGGAGTGCGGCTACCGCGGGCTGCGCGCACCGGTCGTCGGCGACGCCCGCACCGCCGAGGAGCTCGGCCGGGCGCTGCCCAGCACGCGGGTGCTGACCAGCTCCCGGGACCGGGTCCTCGCCACGGTGGACGCCCGCCCGGCGGTCGTGGTCGCGACGCCGGGGGCGGAGCCGGTCGCGGAGGGCGGGTACGCCGCGGTGGTGCTCCTCGACGCCTGGCTGCTGCTGGGCCGCACCGACCTGCGCACCGAGGAGGAGGCGCTGCGCCGTTGGTCCGACGCGGTCGGGCTGGTCCGGCCCGGCGGCCGCGCGGTCGTCGTCGGCGACCCCGCCCACCCCGCGGTGCAGGCGCTGGTCAGGTGGGACCCGAGCGGGTTCGCCGCCCGCGAGACCGCCGAGCGGCAGGAGGCGCACCTGCCCCCCGCCAGCCGGCTGGCCACGATCACCGGTGAGCCCGGCGCGGTCGACGACGCCCTCACCCTGCTCGACCTCCCCGAGGCCGGCGAGGTGCTCGGACCGATGCCGACGGGGGAGCAGGAGGTCCGCGCGGTCGTCCGGGTGCCCCGGTCGCACGCAGCCGCCCTCGGCCGCGCGCTGGGCGAGCTGCAGCGCGTCCGCTCCGCCCGCAAGCTCGACCCCGTCCGCGTCCAGGTCGACCCGCCGTCGCTGTAG